Sequence from the Longimicrobiales bacterium genome:
GCGCGAACTGCCGGGAGCAGTATGCAGTAGAGGACGGCTTCGGCGTCTTCGGCAGCGGCTGGGGGACAGAGCCGCGCCAGCCGGACGACGAAGCGGTGATGCGACTGGCTGCGCTGCTCGGTGTGACGGAGGGGCCGGGGTTCGTGCTGCTCGTCGGGGATGCGGCGGTGCATGCGGAGGCGCTGGCCGGCATGGTGCCGAACCTGGAGGTCGTCGCCGCGAGCGACGCGGCGCGCGACTGGGCGGAGCGACCCGGTGTGAGTCGAATCGGCCTCGGGCGGACACTGCCGTTTCCCGCTCGTGCGCTGCGCGGTGCGGTGCTCTCGGGCCGCGCAGCGAACGAGCTGCTCGAGCAGGCAGCACGCGCACTCGCGCCGCTGGCGCGGCTCGTGCTCGAGACGGCACCGGAAGATGCTGCGCGGAGGGTGGAATCGGCGGGTCTCAGGATCCTCGCGCAGCAGGGCAGCACGGTCGTCGCGGTGCGCGGATAACGCGCATTGCTCGCCCGGAGGGCCCCGTCTATCTTACGCGGGTACGGTCATTTGGCCGCCCCTGATCCCACCGGAAGATCAAGCAACGCATGGGATTCTGGAAGAAGCTCTTCAGCAACGACGTGCAGGAAGTCGACTACTATGCCGAGGGCCTCGAGCTCATGAGCGTCGGCAAGTATCACGATGCCCTGACGTCGTTCCGTCTCGCACTGCGCGAGTCGCCGCAGGATCCGTCGATCCTGCAGCAGGTGGCGATGGCGTACACGCGCATCGGCATGACGGACCAGGCGGCGAAGACCTACCGGCAGGTGCTCGAGCAGAAGCCGAGCTCGGCTGGCGCCCGCTACGGTCTTGCCTTCCTGCTGCTGCACGACGGCATGCGTGACGAGGCCGTCACTCACCTCGAGCAGTTCCTGGCTGCGCCGCCCGAGGGGCCCGAGGCGCAGCGGCACGTGGAGCACGCGCGCAAGACGCTCGCCGAGCTGCGTGGCGAGGCCACGGCCGAGCCGGAACCGCCGCAGGAGCTGTCGCCGGGCGGGGAGCCACGATGAGCGACGTCGCCGTCTCGCTGCGCTGGCGCGGCAGCGGCCTCGTCCTGGATGCGACGACGCCGGAAGGGCTGCAGATCGCCCTCGACAGCAAGCGCATCGAGGGGGCGTCCCCGCCGCAGCTCCTGCTGATCGCACTCGCCGGCTGCACGTCCATCGACATCGTCGACATCGCAACCAAGATGCGCGTTTCCGTGGCCGGTCTCGAGATCGCCATCGAGGGTGACCGCGCGCCCGAGCCGCCGCGCCGCTACACGGCGATCCGCGCGACGTATCGCGTGAGCGGAGTCGATGAGGCGGATCGCGACAAGGTGCGGCGGGCGCTGGCACTTTCCGAAGAGAAGTACTGCAGCATCCGGCACTCGCTGGCGCAGGACATCGAGTTCAGCAGCACGCTGGAGTTCGTGTGAGCACGACGGACGAGGTGGTGACCGCGGCGACGGACCCGCTGCGCTACGCGGCGCTGCCCGCCGACCTGCCTCGCGGGACCCTGACGCAGCTGTTCTTCGAGGCGGTCGACCGCGACGAGCCGGGTGCGCTGCTGCGCCGGGAGCTCGGTCGCTGGCAGCCGGTCCCCCACCGCGAGGTGCTCGACCAGGTGCGGACGCTCACGCATGCGCTGCAGTCCCGGCTCGGCGTGCAGCGCGGGGATCGGGTGGCCCTGCTCTCGGAGAACCGGGCCGAGTGGCTGCTCGCCGATTTCGCGATCCTGTGTGCGGGCGCGCTCACCGTCCCGCTGTATGCGACGCTGCCGGCGAATCAGCTCGCCGTGATCCTGCGCGACTGCGGTGCCACCGTCGTATTCGTGTCGAATGCCGAGCAGCTCGCCAAGATGCGCGAGCTGCAGCAGCAGTACGGCCAGGTCGAGCACATCGTCGTGATGGAGGACGATGCGGTCGAGGGTGATGCGATCGGCTGGCGTGCGCTGCTCGACGAGGTGCGCGCCAGCAGGCCTGACGAGGGGGCGTTCCGCGAAGAGGCGCTGCGTGCGCGGCCGGAGGACGTCGCGACGCTGATCTACACGTCGGGCACGACGGGCACGCCCAAGGGCGTGATGCTCACGCACGACAACATCTGGTCCAACGTCTACGGCTGCTTCACGTCGTTCCTCATGATCGGCACCGACGACGTGGACCTCAGCTTTCTGCCGCTCTCGCACTCGTTCCAGCGCATGGTCGACTACGGCATGTTCTGGGTCGGTGCGACGATCGCGCATGTCGGCAATTTCGACGATGTCTCGCGCGCACTGGTCGATGTGCGGCCGACCGTGGCAGCCGCGGCGCCGCGGGTCTACGAGAAGCTGTACGCGCGCATCCTGAGCGCGGAGGGTGTGAAGCGCAGGCTCGTGCTCTGGGCGCGGGGCATTGCGCTCGAGGTGGGACAGGCGCGGCTCGCGGGGCGCAGCATCGGACCCGCGACGAGACTGCAGTACGCGGTGGCGGACCGGCTCGTGTTCCGCAAGGTGCGCGCGGCGCTGGGCGGCCGTATCCGCTTCTTCATCTCGGGCTCCGCGCCGCTCTCGCCGCAGGTCGCGTACTTCTTCTTCGGCGCGGGCGTAACGATCCTCGAGGGCTACGGACTCACGGAAACTTCGCCGGTCACCAACGTGAACCGGCCCGACAGCATCCGTATCGGCACGGTCGGGCCGCCGGTACCGGCGACCGAGATCCGCATCGCGGATGACGGCGAGATCCTGGTGCGCGGGCGCCAGGTGATGAAAGGCTACTGGAACAACCTCGACGCGACACGGGAGGCGATCGATGACGAGGGCTGGTTCCACACCGGCGACATCGGCACGCTCGATCCCGATGGGCTGCTGCGCATCACGGACCGAAAGAAGGAGCTGCTGGTAACAGCGGGTGGCAAGAACGTCGCGCCGCAGCCGATCGAGAATGCGGCCAAGACGAGCGGTTTCGTGGCCGAGGCGCTGATGATCGGCGATCGCCGGCCCTATCCGATTCTGCTCGTCGTGCCCAACTTCGACCTGCTCGAGGGATGGGCGCGCCACAAGGGACTGAGCTTCGGCTCGCGTGACGAGCTGGTCCGGCTGCCCGATGTGCGCAGGAAGCTGGAGGAGGACGTCGCGAAGCGTCTCGGCGAGTTTGCGCGCTACGAGACGCCGAAGAAGGTGCTGCCGATCGAGCGCGAGCTGACGATCGAGCGGGGCGAGGTGACACCGTCGTTCAAGATCAAGCGGCGCGTGGTCGAGAAGAACTTCGCCGAACGCATCGAGGCGATGTACGCCGAGCCTGCGCCGCCCGATCGCGGCGAGCACGCGGCGCACGCATGACGAGCGCCCGGGTCGTGCTCGTGACGGCGCCCGACATGAACACGGCGGAAACCCTGGCGGAGCGGCTCGTGGACGAGCGGCTGGCCGCGTGCGCCAACATCGTCCCCGGCATCGTTTCGATCTACCGGTGGGACGAACAGGTCCAGCGCGACGACGAGGTTCTGATCGTGCTGAAGACGGAGCAGGAACGGGTGGAGGCGCTGCGTGAGCGCGTCGTCACACTGCATCCGTATGATGTGCCCGAGGTGGTGGTGCTGCCGATTACCGAAGGCCATGTGCCGTACCTGGAATGGCTGACGCGCAGCACGACACGTTGAGGAGACAGGAAGTCTATGAAGGGTATGGAGTCGGGTGAGCCACCGTCACGCGCAGGAGCGGAGGGTGGCTCGGCGATGTCGTCGGAACCGGAGGAGCAGGTGACGCAGGTGACGGACGCGTCCGTGCACGCAGCGGCGGGCGCGGAAGGCGCGCCCGAGGGGGCAGCAGGTGCAGCGGCGAGTGGGAGCGAAGCAGCTGACGTCGATCAGGTGCCGGGTGCGCTGGCGGAGGCACGCGAGCGTGCGGATGCGGGCGACGTCGCCGGTGCGATCGAGGCGTATCGCGGTTACATCCTGAACGCCTCCGATACGGCGCATGCGCGCGTCGAGCTCGCACGGCTTTACGAGTCGAAGAACGAATGGCAGCTCGCGCTCGAGCAGTACGAGGCGGCACGCGAGGAGCTGGACCTGCTCGAGGCGACGCTGGGTGCGGCCTCGTCGCTCGCGGCCCTCGGCAAGTTCGAGGCGGCCGAGCGTGAGCTGCGGCGCGCTGCGCGCTCGCACCCGTCGAACGCGCAGGTGTTCGCGACGACGGGTACGATCGCGTTCCGTCGCGGCCAGTACGACGAGGCTGCAGAGGCATTGAAGCGAGCGATCGATCTCGAGCCCGACAACGGCTACTCGTACTTCTATCGCGGCGAGGCGCTGAACCAGCTCGGCCGGGTGGACGAGGCGCTGGAGATGCTCGAGCGCGCGACGCAGATGCTGCCGAACCTGGGCAGGGCCTGGTACGTGATGGGCATCCTCTTCGACAAGAAGGGCCGGCCGCAGGAGGCCGCGGCCATGTACCGCAAGGCGCGCGAGGTCGCGGCGGCGTGATCCGCGTGGTGCACGGGCCGCTGGAGGATGCCGCAACGGCGGCCGTCCTGTGGCCGGTGACGGCGGAATGGGATGCGGTCACCGCCGCCATGCGCCGCTTCGAGCTGGCGGCGGGCCCCGAACCCGCGGAGCAGGCACATCGCCTGGGCGAGCTGCCCGTGGGTTCTGCCGTGATCACGGGCGCCGGCAACCTGCGCGCGCAGTTCCTGGTGCATGCGATAGTCCGGTCGATGGATGAGCCGGTCTCGGGGCACGGCGTGCGGCGCGCGCTGCAGAACGGGCTGCGTCGCATCGCGGAGTGGGCGATCGAAAGCGTGGCGATGCCGCCGCTCGGAACGGGCGCGGGCAACCTCGACGCAGAGGAATCCGCACAGACGATGATTACGACACTGCTGGAGCACATGCGCGAGGCGGCGCATCCATCCGACGTCGAGATCCGCGTGGATTCCGATTACGAGCGCGACGCGTTCGAGCGCGCGCTCGCGATGCACGGCAACGCGTCCTCCGCCGCCGACACGCAGTAGCCTTCCTGATGCGACGTTTCCCCACAAGACGGCACCTGGTCGCCGGCGCCATCCTCGCCGGGTGGCTGCTGACGCTGGGGTGGCACGTGCGACGCGAGTACTTCCGGCCGCCTGAGCTGGAGCTGGCCATGGGCGCGCGCGGCCTGGCGCCCGGGACGCACTTCTACGTCGTGCGCATGGACGGCACCGCGATCGGCTACTCGAGCGCGCGGTTCGACACGCTCCCGGACGGTTACCGCTTCGAGGACAACACGCTGCTGGAGATCCCCGCGCTGGGTGAGGTGCAGCGCGCGACCACCCGCTCGCGCGTGGACCTGGACCAGGCGCTCACACTGCGCAGCTTCGAGTTCGCGCTCAGCTCGGGGATCGGCGCGTTTCGCGCGGAGGGTACGCTGGGCGCCGATTCCGCGCTGGACGTCCGGATCGACGCCGGTGGCGATCAGCAGCGGAGCCGGCTGCAGGTCACGCGTGACGTCCTGCTCGATGCAGCCGTGCCACTGCGGCTGGCCGCCGCCGGTGCACTGGAAGTCGGGCGCGAGTTCACGGTCAGCGTGTTCGACCCGTCGGCGATGGAGCAGCGTCGTGTCTCCATGCGCGTTGCCGCGGCGGACACGTTCATCGTGGTGGACAGCGTCCTCTACGAGCCGGACACACGCACGTTCGCGCCGAACGTCTACGACACCGTTCCCGCCTGGCGGCTGGACCAGGAGATCGCCGGTGCGACGGTCGAGACGTGGGTCGACGAGGATGGGCAGGTGGTGCGGGCGACGAGCCCGCTCGGCTTCGAGATCGAGCGCACGGTCTACGAGCTGGCGCGCGCGGAGTTCGACGAGGCGCGTGCGCGGCCCGGCCGCACTGCCGGCTACGGCAGTGTGATCGAGAGCACGGCAATCGCCAGCAACGCAGATCTGGCCGACGTCGAGTTCACGCCCAGGCTGGCCGTGCGGCTGCGCAACGTCGAGCTGGATGGCTTCGACCTGCCCGGCGGCCGGCAGGAATTGCGCGGGGA
This genomic interval carries:
- a CDS encoding tetratricopeptide repeat protein, producing the protein MGFWKKLFSNDVQEVDYYAEGLELMSVGKYHDALTSFRLALRESPQDPSILQQVAMAYTRIGMTDQAAKTYRQVLEQKPSSAGARYGLAFLLLHDGMRDEAVTHLEQFLAAPPEGPEAQRHVEHARKTLAELRGEATAEPEPPQELSPGGEPR
- a CDS encoding OsmC family protein; the protein is MSDVAVSLRWRGSGLVLDATTPEGLQIALDSKRIEGASPPQLLLIALAGCTSIDIVDIATKMRVSVAGLEIAIEGDRAPEPPRRYTAIRATYRVSGVDEADRDKVRRALALSEEKYCSIRHSLAQDIEFSSTLEFV
- a CDS encoding long-chain fatty acid--CoA ligase, encoding MSTTDEVVTAATDPLRYAALPADLPRGTLTQLFFEAVDRDEPGALLRRELGRWQPVPHREVLDQVRTLTHALQSRLGVQRGDRVALLSENRAEWLLADFAILCAGALTVPLYATLPANQLAVILRDCGATVVFVSNAEQLAKMRELQQQYGQVEHIVVMEDDAVEGDAIGWRALLDEVRASRPDEGAFREEALRARPEDVATLIYTSGTTGTPKGVMLTHDNIWSNVYGCFTSFLMIGTDDVDLSFLPLSHSFQRMVDYGMFWVGATIAHVGNFDDVSRALVDVRPTVAAAAPRVYEKLYARILSAEGVKRRLVLWARGIALEVGQARLAGRSIGPATRLQYAVADRLVFRKVRAALGGRIRFFISGSAPLSPQVAYFFFGAGVTILEGYGLTETSPVTNVNRPDSIRIGTVGPPVPATEIRIADDGEILVRGRQVMKGYWNNLDATREAIDDEGWFHTGDIGTLDPDGLLRITDRKKELLVTAGGKNVAPQPIENAAKTSGFVAEALMIGDRRPYPILLVVPNFDLLEGWARHKGLSFGSRDELVRLPDVRRKLEEDVAKRLGEFARYETPKKVLPIERELTIERGEVTPSFKIKRRVVEKNFAERIEAMYAEPAPPDRGEHAAHA
- the cutA gene encoding divalent-cation tolerance protein CutA gives rise to the protein MTSARVVLVTAPDMNTAETLAERLVDERLAACANIVPGIVSIYRWDEQVQRDDEVLIVLKTEQERVEALRERVVTLHPYDVPEVVVLPITEGHVPYLEWLTRSTTR
- a CDS encoding tetratricopeptide repeat protein — encoded protein: MSSEPEEQVTQVTDASVHAAAGAEGAPEGAAGAAASGSEAADVDQVPGALAEARERADAGDVAGAIEAYRGYILNASDTAHARVELARLYESKNEWQLALEQYEAAREELDLLEATLGAASSLAALGKFEAAERELRRAARSHPSNAQVFATTGTIAFRRGQYDEAAEALKRAIDLEPDNGYSYFYRGEALNQLGRVDEALEMLERATQMLPNLGRAWYVMGILFDKKGRPQEAAAMYRKAREVAAA
- a CDS encoding macro domain-containing protein, with product MIRVVHGPLEDAATAAVLWPVTAEWDAVTAAMRRFELAAGPEPAEQAHRLGELPVGSAVITGAGNLRAQFLVHAIVRSMDEPVSGHGVRRALQNGLRRIAEWAIESVAMPPLGTGAGNLDAEESAQTMITTLLEHMREAAHPSDVEIRVDSDYERDAFERALAMHGNASSAADTQ
- a CDS encoding transglutaminase-like domain-containing protein; the protein is MRRFPTRRHLVAGAILAGWLLTLGWHVRREYFRPPELELAMGARGLAPGTHFYVVRMDGTAIGYSSARFDTLPDGYRFEDNTLLEIPALGEVQRATTRSRVDLDQALTLRSFEFALSSGIGAFRAEGTLGADSALDVRIDAGGDQQRSRLQVTRDVLLDAAVPLRLAAAGALEVGREFTVSVFDPSAMEQRRVSMRVAAADTFIVVDSVLYEPDTRTFAPNVYDTVPAWRLDQEIAGATVETWVDEDGQVVRATSPLGFEIERTVYELARAEFDEARARPGRTAGYGSVIESTAIASNADLADVEFTPRLAVRLRNVELDGFDLPGGRQELRGDTLIITRESSMHATYALPWTGGGEPAAELAASPLIQKDDPAIVRAAREATRGTSDPAEAARLLNEWVYRALDKQITLSVPSARQVLDARQGDCNEHTVLYVAMARAIGLPARTAVGVVHVDGRFYYHAWPEVWLGEEWYAVDPTLGQVPADASHLRFLIGGLARQVELVRLIGRLQLEVV